A region from the Algoriphagus machipongonensis genome encodes:
- a CDS encoding GIY-YIG nuclease family protein, producing MSVCYIIFSPSLNKFYTEITQEPVHFRIEKHNKHQYGAHRFTAKATDWELYLLLEAQSYSHARRMELKIKKMKSAKFIRDLKENLDMQSLLIQQTL from the coding sequence ATGTCGGTCTGCTACATTATTTTTAGTCCTTCCTTGAATAAATTCTACACAGAAATTACCCAGGAACCTGTCCATTTTAGAATCGAAAAGCATAACAAGCACCAATATGGAGCACATAGATTTACTGCAAAGGCAACTGATTGGGAACTCTACCTCCTGCTGGAAGCCCAGTCCTATTCCCATGCCCGTAGAATGGAGTTAAAGATCAAAAAAATGAAAAGTGCAAAGTTTATCAGGGACCTAAAAGAAAACTTAGACATGCAATCACTCTTGATCCAACAAACATTATGA